A genomic stretch from Lathyrus oleraceus cultivar Zhongwan6 chromosome 2, CAAS_Psat_ZW6_1.0, whole genome shotgun sequence includes:
- the LOC127123159 gene encoding transcription factor GTE12-like translates to MSDNIKPSSLEPSMSHNTKPSSSTAPNTNPSNTQPRKKLIIKLSYPPGSRKRDSDSCATDENKRRKIQDSVKPTVSCYWVDSNYQTKSTVLSQPKNNGNVVENKKIIKNQVSNTTPLSQPKDNDNVVEDKKMIKNQVSKTTPLSQPKDNDNVVEDKKMIMNQVSKTTPLSQPKDNMKDSTTRGKECGLKKAMECVKRRQCWLILKRMLVDRDGWDLKDPPKIAKSNKCKIKAIGLKEIERKMRLYATEDEFASDMRLVFSNAMVMYPPRNHIYQIAKKFSDTFEHKWKSLKNTWELEDTKRSNTQKRY, encoded by the coding sequence ATGTCCGACAACATCAAACCTTCTTCCTTAGAACCATCCATGTCACATAACACCAAACCTTCTTCCTCAACAGCACCCAACACTAACCCTTCGAACACACAACCTCGTAAAAAACTTATCATCAAGCTCAGTTATCCTCCTGGTTCAAGAAAACGCGATTCAGATTCTTGTGCCACAGATGAAAACAAGAGAAGGAAGATTCAAGATTCTGTAAAACCAACCGTATCCTGTTATTGGGTTGATTCAAATTATCAAACCAAATCAACAGTTTTGTCTCAACCAAAGAATAATGGCAATGTTGTTGAAAACAAGAAGATCATCAAGAACCAAGTTTCCAACACGACACCTTTGTCTCAACCAAAGGATAATGACAATGTTGTTGAAGACAAGAAGATGATCAAGAACCAAGTTTCCAAAACAACACCTTTATCTCAACCAAAGGATAATGACAATGTTGTTGAAGACAAGAAGATGATCATGAACCAAGTTTCCAAAACAACACCTTTGTCTCAACCAAAGGATAACATGAAGGATTCAACAACGAGAGGTAAAGAATGTGGGTTGAAGAAAGCGATGGAGTGTGTTAAGAGGAGGCAATGTTGGTTGATATTGAAGAGGATGTTGGTAGACAGAGATGGTTGGGATTTGAAAGATCCTCCAAAAATAGCAAAGTCTAATAAGTGTAAGATAAAGGCAATAGGTTTGAAGGAAATAGAGAGAAAAATGAGATTGTATGCAACAGAGGATGAGTTTGCTAGCGACATGAGACTTGTGTTCTCTAATGCAATGGTAATGTATCCTCCAAGGAATCATATTTACCAAATTGCAAAAAAGTTTAGTGACACTTTTGAACACAAATGGAAGTCATTGAAGAATACGTGGGAACTTGAGGATACAAAAAGAAGCAACACTCAAAAGAGATACTAA
- the LOC127123160 gene encoding transcription factor GTE12-like — protein sequence MSDNIKPSSLEPSMSHNTKPSSSTAPNTNPSNTQPRKKLIIKLSYPPGSRKRDSDSCATDENKRRKIQDSVKPTVSCYWVDSNYQTKSTVLSQPKNNGNVVENKKIIKNQVSNTTPLSQPKDNDNVVEDKKMIKNQVSKTTPLSQPKDNDNVVEDKKMIMNQVSKTTPLSQPKDNMKDSTTRGKECGLKKAMECVKRRQCWLILKRMLVDRDGWDLKDPPKIAKSNKCKIKAIGLKEIERKMRLYATEDEFASDMRLVFSNAMVMYPPRNHIYQIAKKFSDTFEHKWKSLKNTWQLDDTKRSNTQKRY from the coding sequence ATGTCCGACAACATCAAACCTTCTTCCTTAGAACCATCCATGTCACATAACACCAAACCTTCTTCCTCAACAGCACCCAACACTAACCCTTCGAACACACAACCTCGTAAAAAACTTATCATCAAGCTCAGTTATCCTCCTGGTTCAAGAAAACGCGATTCAGATTCTTGTGCCACAGATGAAAACAAGAGAAGGAAGATTCAAGATTCTGTAAAACCAACCGTATCCTGTTATTGGGTTGATTCAAATTATCAAACCAAATCAACAGTTTTGTCTCAACCAAAGAATAATGGCAATGTTGTTGAAAACAAGAAGATCATCAAGAACCAAGTTTCCAACACGACACCTTTGTCTCAACCAAAGGATAATGACAATGTTGTTGAAGACAAGAAGATGATCAAGAACCAAGTTTCCAAAACAACACCTTTATCTCAACCAAAGGATAATGACAATGTTGTTGAAGACAAGAAGATGATCATGAACCAAGTTTCCAAAACAACACCTTTGTCTCAACCAAAGGATAACATGAAGGATTCAACAACGAGAGGTAAAGAATGTGGGTTGAAGAAAGCGATGGAGTGTGTTAAGAGGAGGCAATGTTGGTTGATATTGAAGAGGATGTTGGTAGACAGAGATGGTTGGGATTTGAAAGATCCTCCAAAAATAGCAAAGTCTAATAAGTGTAAGATAAAGGCAATAGGTTTGAAGGAAATAGAGAGAAAAATGAGATTGTATGCAACAGAGGATGAGTTTGCTAGCGACATGAGACTTGTGTTCTCTAATGCAATGGTAATGTATCCTCCAAGGAATCATATTTACCAAATTGCAAAAAAGTTTAGTGACACTTTTGAACACAAATGGAAGTCATTGAAGAATACGTGGCAACTTGATGATACAAAAAGAAGCAACACTCAAAAGAGATACTAA